The proteins below are encoded in one region of Strix aluco isolate bStrAlu1 chromosome 8, bStrAlu1.hap1, whole genome shotgun sequence:
- the ATG4C gene encoding cysteine protease ATG4C isoform X1 yields MEATGTDEVEKIKSKFMSAWHNMKYSWVLKTKTYFSRNSPVFLLGKCYHFKTDESGELSTDGSNFDKINTEISGNVEEFRKDFISRIWLTYREEFPQIKGSALTTDCGWGCTLRTGQMLLAQGLMLHFLGRAWVWPDALDIDNSDSESWTVHTVKKLTASFEASLTAEREPKILSNHHQGTLKRNCDDNEMRNEVYHRKIISWFGDSPLAAFGLHQLIEYGKKSGKIAGDWYGPAVVAHILRKAVEEARDPELQGVTVYVAQDCTVYSSDVIDRQSSFMDSGKADTKAVIILVPVRLGGERTNMDYLEFVKGILSLEYCVGIIGGKPKQSYYFAGFQDDSLIYMDPHYCQSFVDVSIKDFPLESFHCPSPKKMSFKKMDPSCTIGFYCRTVQDFEKASEEITKMLKSSSKEKYPLFTFVKGHSRDYDFASSPLREENDLFSEDEKKRLKRFSTEEFVLL; encoded by the exons ATGGAGGCCACGGGGACAGATGAAGTAGAAAAGATAAAATCAAAGTTTATGTCTGCATGGCACAACATGAAATACA GTTGGGTGTTGAAAACAAAAACTTACTTCAGTAGAAACTCTCCAGTCTTTCTGCTGGGAAAATGTTACCACTTCAAAACTGACG AATCTGGTGAACTCTCTACAGATGGGTCCAATTTTGATAAAATCAACACAGAGATTTCAGGAAATGTTGAGGAGTTTCgtaaagattttatttctagAATATGGCTGACTTACAGAGAGGAGTTCCCTCAGATAAAGGGGTCTGCGTTAACAACAGACTGTGGTTGGGGTTGCACACTGAGAACGGGTCAGATGCTGCTGGCTCAAGGTCTTATGCTTCACTTTCTTGGTAGAG CCTGGGTCTGGCCAGACGCGTTGGACATTGACAATTCAGATTCTGAATCATGGACAGTCCATACAGTGAAAAAGCTGACAGCATCATTCGAAGCATCGCTTACAGCAGAGAGAGAACCCAAGATCCTGTCAAATCATCATCAGGGAACATTAAAGAGAAACTGTGATGACAATGAAATGAGAAATGAAGTTTatcatagaaaaataatttcttggttTGGCGACTCTCCGCTGGCAGCTTTTGGCTTACACCAGCTAATAGAATATGGAAAGAAGTCTGGGAAAATTGCTGGAGATTGGTATGGGCCTGCAGTTGTTGCACACATTTTAAG AAAAGCTGTTGAAGAAGCGAGAGACCCTGAGCTACAAGGAGTAACAGTCTATGTTGCTCAGGATTGTACAG TCTACAGTTCAGATGTTATTGACAGACAGTCTTCTTTTATGGATTCTGGAAAAGCAGACACAAAAGCTGTAATTATTTTAGTTCCTGTGAGACTCGGTGGAGAGAGAACAAACATGGACTACTTGGAGTTTGTAAAG GGAATTTTAAGCCTTGAGTATTGTGTTGGTATTATTGGTGGCAAACCCAAGCAGTCGTATTACTTTGCTGGATTTCAAG ATGACAGTTTGATTTACATGGATCCTCATTACTGCCAATCTTTTGTAGATGTCAGCATAAAGGATTTCCCTCTTGAG TCATTCCACTGTCCTTCTCCCAAAAAGATGTCATTCAAAAAAATGGATCCGAGCTGCACAATAGGATTTTATTGTAGAACTGTGCAGGACTTTGAGAAGGCTTCTGAAGAAATAACGAAG ATGCTGAAATCTTCATCTAAGGAGAAATATCCCTTGTTTACTTTTGTAAAGGGTCATTCTAGAGACTATGACTTTGCTTCCAGTCCACTCCGTGAAGAAAATGACCTTTTCTCTGAGGatgaaaagaaaagattaaaaagatttAGTACAGAGGAGTTTGTCTTGCTTTAA
- the ATG4C gene encoding cysteine protease ATG4C isoform X2, which yields MEATGTDEVEKIKSKFMSAWHNMKYSWVLKTKTYFSRNSPVFLLGKCYHFKTDAWVWPDALDIDNSDSESWTVHTVKKLTASFEASLTAEREPKILSNHHQGTLKRNCDDNEMRNEVYHRKIISWFGDSPLAAFGLHQLIEYGKKSGKIAGDWYGPAVVAHILRKAVEEARDPELQGVTVYVAQDCTVYSSDVIDRQSSFMDSGKADTKAVIILVPVRLGGERTNMDYLEFVKGILSLEYCVGIIGGKPKQSYYFAGFQDDSLIYMDPHYCQSFVDVSIKDFPLESFHCPSPKKMSFKKMDPSCTIGFYCRTVQDFEKASEEITKMLKSSSKEKYPLFTFVKGHSRDYDFASSPLREENDLFSEDEKKRLKRFSTEEFVLL from the exons ATGGAGGCCACGGGGACAGATGAAGTAGAAAAGATAAAATCAAAGTTTATGTCTGCATGGCACAACATGAAATACA GTTGGGTGTTGAAAACAAAAACTTACTTCAGTAGAAACTCTCCAGTCTTTCTGCTGGGAAAATGTTACCACTTCAAAACTGACG CCTGGGTCTGGCCAGACGCGTTGGACATTGACAATTCAGATTCTGAATCATGGACAGTCCATACAGTGAAAAAGCTGACAGCATCATTCGAAGCATCGCTTACAGCAGAGAGAGAACCCAAGATCCTGTCAAATCATCATCAGGGAACATTAAAGAGAAACTGTGATGACAATGAAATGAGAAATGAAGTTTatcatagaaaaataatttcttggttTGGCGACTCTCCGCTGGCAGCTTTTGGCTTACACCAGCTAATAGAATATGGAAAGAAGTCTGGGAAAATTGCTGGAGATTGGTATGGGCCTGCAGTTGTTGCACACATTTTAAG AAAAGCTGTTGAAGAAGCGAGAGACCCTGAGCTACAAGGAGTAACAGTCTATGTTGCTCAGGATTGTACAG TCTACAGTTCAGATGTTATTGACAGACAGTCTTCTTTTATGGATTCTGGAAAAGCAGACACAAAAGCTGTAATTATTTTAGTTCCTGTGAGACTCGGTGGAGAGAGAACAAACATGGACTACTTGGAGTTTGTAAAG GGAATTTTAAGCCTTGAGTATTGTGTTGGTATTATTGGTGGCAAACCCAAGCAGTCGTATTACTTTGCTGGATTTCAAG ATGACAGTTTGATTTACATGGATCCTCATTACTGCCAATCTTTTGTAGATGTCAGCATAAAGGATTTCCCTCTTGAG TCATTCCACTGTCCTTCTCCCAAAAAGATGTCATTCAAAAAAATGGATCCGAGCTGCACAATAGGATTTTATTGTAGAACTGTGCAGGACTTTGAGAAGGCTTCTGAAGAAATAACGAAG ATGCTGAAATCTTCATCTAAGGAGAAATATCCCTTGTTTACTTTTGTAAAGGGTCATTCTAGAGACTATGACTTTGCTTCCAGTCCACTCCGTGAAGAAAATGACCTTTTCTCTGAGGatgaaaagaaaagattaaaaagatttAGTACAGAGGAGTTTGTCTTGCTTTAA